GATCACGGTCGAGCCCTTCCTCGTGCCGACCACCTCGGACCTCGTGGTCGACGAGCGCGACGGCTGGACCCAGCTCTCGGCCGACGGCTCCCGCGGCGCGCACGCCGAGCACACCCTGCAGGTCACCGACGGCGCACCGGTCGTGCTCACCGCCCGGGCCGACGACCCCGCCCCGCGCAGCTCGCTGGGCTGACCAGAGCGCGACCCACTGGTCCGGCCAAGCCGTGCCGGGCCCGGGCGGCCGACCGACGAGGTCCGTCAACCGACGAGGTCCGTCAACCGACGAGGTCCGTCAACCGGCCGGGTCTGCCGGCCGGCGAGGTCTCTCAGCCGACGAGCTCCTCGAGCGTCGCGGCGATCCCTGCGGCGTCCAGGCCCTGCGCGGTGAGGATCGCATCGCGCTTGGCGTGCGGGATGAACTCCAGCGCGATGCCCAGCGTGCGCACCACGGGCGCGGGCGCTGAGAGCGTGGCCCGTCGGCCGAGCGCCGCTGCGAGCGCCGCGCCGATCCCCCGCTCGCCGAGGCCGTCCTCGAGCGTGACGACGGCGCGGGCAGAGGCGGCGAACTCGAGCAGCGCCGGGGAGAGCGGCAGCGCCTGGACCGGGTCGAGCACGAGCACGTTCAGCGCCGGGTGCTGGGCGCGCAGCTGCTCGGCAGCGGTCACGGCGCGGTCGGCGAGGGCGCCGATGCTCACCAGCAGCACGTCGACCGCGGCCTCCGCGTCGCCCGAAAGCACGTCGCCGGCGGGCAGCGCGGCGAGGGCGGGGAGGTCCGACGGGCAGGCACCCTTGGGGAAGCGCACGATCGAGGGGCCGGAGGTCGCGAGCGCGGCGGGCACGGCGGCATCCAGGCGTGCGCCGTCGCGCGGGGCCCAGAGGCTGAGGCCCGGCACCTGGGAGGCGAGGGCGAGGTCCCAGATGCCGTGGTGGCTGGGACCGTCATCGCCGGTGACGCCGGCGCGGTCCAGAGTGATCGTCACGTCCTCGCCGTGCAGGGCGAGGTCCAGCAGCAGCTGGTCGTGGGCGCGGTTCAGGAACGTGGCGTAGAGCGCGACGAGGGGCCTGCGGCCGCCGGCGGCGAGGCCGGCGGCGGTGTCCAGGGCGAGCTGCTCGGCGATGCCGACGTCCAGCACCCGTCCCGGCATCTCCTGCTGCAGGGGGGTCAGGCCCACGGGGTCGACCATGGCGGCGCTGACGGCGACCACGCGCTCGTCGGCGCGGGCTGCCTCGAGCACCGTCTCGCCCAGGCGCGCGCTCCAGGTGCGGGCGGCCGGCTTGGTGGCCTCCTCCCCCTCCAGGGAGAACGGCCCGGTGGCGTGCCAGTGATCCACGGCGTCCGCCTCGGCGCGGGCGAAGCCGGCGCCCTTGCGGGTCAGCACGTGCACGACCACGCCGGAGCTGTCCGGGTCCTCGGCGGCGGCGCGGGCGCGGTGCATCGCGGACGCGAGCGCGCCGTGGTCATGCCCGTCGATCGGGCCGAGGTAGGTCAGGCCCAGCCCCGTGAACACGTCCTCCCCCGCGCGGAGCCGGCCCTCGCGCAGCGCCGCGAGATGGCGGGCGATCCCGCCGACGGTCGGGGCGTAGGAACGGGTGTTGTCGTTGAGGACCACGACGGTGCGGGAGCCGGTGTCGGAGGCGAGCTCGTTGAGCGCCTCGAGCCCGACGCCGCCGGTGAGGGCGCCGTCGCCGATCACCGCGACCGCCACGCCGGCGGTGCCGGCGAGGCGGTGGGCGCGGTCGATGCCGTGGGCCCAGGCGATGGAGCCAGAAGCATGGGAGTTCTCGACCACGTCATGGGGAGACTCGCCGCGGTCGGGGTAGCCGGAGATGCCGCCCTGCCGGCGCAGACCCTCGAGATCGGCGCGGCCGGTGAGCATCTTGTGGACGTAGGCCTGGTGGCCGGTGTCGAAGACGATCGGCTCCTGCGGGGAGCGGAACTCGCGGTGCAGGGCGAGGGTCAGCTCGACCACGCCGAGGTTCGGGCCCAGGTGGCCGCCGGCCTCGGAGCAGATCTCCACCAGGCGGCGACGCAGGGTGCGGGCGAGCCCGGGCAGCTGATGCGCGGGCAGGGCGCGCAGCGCCTCGGGGCTCTCGGGGATCGCCGGCTCCTCCGGTGCGGAGGCGGGCGAGGACGGGGTCACGCTCGCTGCGGGTCGCGACACTGCGACAGCTCGCTGCTCGGTGGTGGACACGCGCGGTCCTCCCTCGGGGACGGGATCGGGACCTGCCCAGAGTACGTCGTCGTGACCTGGACGGACGCGCGACATGGTCACATCTGTGCACATCTTCACCGGGGATTCACGGCCCTCGCGCCCGATGTGCAACGCGGTGCAGACGCGGTGCGCAGGGGTGCATGGTCGGACCTCGGCACTCCCTTGAACGGGCCGCGCCCCGGAACCCATGACGAGTTCCGGGGCGCGAGGGGCAACGGTCACGCTCTACTTCTTGCGCGAGCTCCTACCGCTCGTACCTCGCAGCACGTCGCTCACGCAGCACCTGTTG
This genomic interval from Brachybacterium aquaticum contains the following:
- a CDS encoding 1-deoxy-D-xylulose-5-phosphate synthase, with product MSTTEQRAVAVSRPAASVTPSSPASAPEEPAIPESPEALRALPAHQLPGLARTLRRRLVEICSEAGGHLGPNLGVVELTLALHREFRSPQEPIVFDTGHQAYVHKMLTGRADLEGLRRQGGISGYPDRGESPHDVVENSHASGSIAWAHGIDRAHRLAGTAGVAVAVIGDGALTGGVGLEALNELASDTGSRTVVVLNDNTRSYAPTVGGIARHLAALREGRLRAGEDVFTGLGLTYLGPIDGHDHGALASAMHRARAAAEDPDSSGVVVHVLTRKGAGFARAEADAVDHWHATGPFSLEGEEATKPAARTWSARLGETVLEAARADERVVAVSAAMVDPVGLTPLQQEMPGRVLDVGIAEQLALDTAAGLAAGGRRPLVALYATFLNRAHDQLLLDLALHGEDVTITLDRAGVTGDDGPSHHGIWDLALASQVPGLSLWAPRDGARLDAAVPAALATSGPSIVRFPKGACPSDLPALAALPAGDVLSGDAEAAVDVLLVSIGALADRAVTAAEQLRAQHPALNVLVLDPVQALPLSPALLEFAASARAVVTLEDGLGERGIGAALAAALGRRATLSAPAPVVRTLGIALEFIPHAKRDAILTAQGLDAAGIAATLEELVG